Part of the Brassica oleracea var. oleracea cultivar TO1000 chromosome C8, BOL, whole genome shotgun sequence genome is shown below.
GCAGATCTCAGCCCGTAAGTATATTTAAATCACTTAGCAATTGTTTTGTTTAAATTTAATAGATATTTTTGGTTTAAATGATTGAATCTTGTGTTCTCTTCATTTCAAGCGGGAGAGATGTTCCACGAGCAGAAGCTGCGGCTTTATAGAAAAGAAAAGGAGAAAGCTTATAATAGTTTGGACAAGTACCTTAATATATGCAGGCAAATGAATGTATGATTTATCTTTATCATCCCTATCTTTTATGATTGTACAAAAGATGTTTTGGTTTCTTGAGCGTCAAGTTAAATTTTGTGAATTAATTAGGTCAACGCAGAGAAGATATATATGGAAATGGATTCAGTAGAGGAAGGTATTCTCCAACTGATATCTCAGCGTGGAGCTAAGAAGCTTGTCATGGGGGCAGCAGCTGATAGGAACTATACAATGTAACTGGTTTGATTAGCATAGAGTCAACTTTTAGCTATCTTAAATATGGTTTTATTGATCAAGTAAAGACTTCTTGATTTTGCAGGAAAATGAAAGATCTACACTCCAAGAAAGCTATTTGCATTAGCAGAGAAGCGCCAGATACTTGTCATATATGGTTTACCTGCAATGGATACCTAATATGTACAAGGTTTGGCCAATTTTGAGTTGAATTTAGTCACTGTTTAGTTATGGTCTTTGAGGTTTTCTTGTGATTCACACTACACAAGTGTTTTTTTTTTTTTTTGGTATAATGTTGATGCAGAGAAGCTACGAGAAGAGATAACTTGTATGCTGAAGGTACATCGTCAAGTTCCTTGACCCAATCCGAGATAACTAAAGGAACTGAAAGTGTTGCAAGCTCGAGTATGGCTAAAGATGATGTTCAGATCCAAGTAGCTCTCATAGAAGCTGCCACTTCAAATAGGGAAAAACGCTTAGAGGTGTCTAAGCGTAAGGAAGCTGAAAAAGCTGCATCTGATGCAATCAAAAGGGTATAAAAATAAGTTCCTCTGACATGTTTCTTTAAATTTTGGGATAAATTTTTCTAACTCTCATTTATGACAATTAATGTAGGCTAAAGAATCGGAGAATTTGTATCTCAATGAGTTGAAGCGTAGGAAAGAAACAGAGAAGTCACTGAAGGAAGCCAAAGAAGAGATGGAAAAGATGAGATCAGAAGGCGAGGCGCG
Proteins encoded:
- the LOC106312726 gene encoding U-box domain-containing protein 36 gives rise to the protein MTLKVPIQETVKLVGSLRLCGSDRSEPVVVSKREMVMDEKVYVAVVARDLESKSSLVWAIQNTVGREFCIVYVHQPMQISAPGEMFHEQKLRLYRKEKEKAYNSLDKYLNICRQMNVNAEKIYMEMDSVEEGILQLISQRGAKKLVMGAAADRNYTMKMKDLHSKKAICISREAPDTCHIWFTCNGYLICTREATRRDNLYAEGTSSSSLTQSEITKGTESVASSSMAKDDVQIQVALIEAATSNREKRLEVSKRKEAEKAASDAIKRAKESENLYLNELKRRKETEKSLKEAKEEMEKMRSEGEARIAESNTVITNLQGKYSLSMKVLRRLRDEHEELKRELNEVSKHKSRCKEEEASPSKDREPPQYFICPITQDVMEDPYVAADGFTYEGEAIRGWFNRGHETSPMTNKRLPHASLVPNLALRSAIQEWLQASSS